Genomic DNA from Acanthopagrus latus isolate v.2019 chromosome 2, fAcaLat1.1, whole genome shotgun sequence:
GACAGAAACTCTGAAGCAGTGAGTGATTTCATGCGTCGGGCTGtttatagcaaaaaaaaaaatgttgtggcaGCAGTTTATCTAAACTATCATTTCATCAATTAAATTAGCATTTCACTTTTCCTGTCCAGGATGAACCGTTCATTATAGGACACAGGTGTGCGGCCTGAAATCTTGATCCGAGAATAACATAAGAGCTCTTGGCCTCtaagcaaaaacaaatctatAGCATGGCtgatctgaaatgaaaacatttggtaTCTCTTGTGTATTCAAATGCCCTTTTCTCTGTTCACTCCTGGTCATAACCAGACAGCAATATCATGTCTCGTCATTCTCATGTTTACAATGGCTAATGAGGCATTCAGTGACCTGGCAAGATGAGACATCTATTAATGTTAGCAAGCAGACGAAAATAACAAACCACTGAATGGCATCCTCTGTCATCTTTAAACCGGGGCTCTTAAACTGAGTTTCCGCCTTTGTTTTCAGGCTCATTACCTGATATGCCTGCCGTATCCCTCCATTGTCAGCAATGTTCTCCCCGAGGGTGTTGTTACCATTTAACTAGAGAGAGGACATAAGGGGAGAGGGAACATAAAGACTTGCAAGAAAAAAGGACAGTGGGAGATGGTAATTTCTTCCTCTGTATTTGAGCAGATCACAGATATTACTCTTTGGGATACAAGAAATCATCTTCCCAGGGGATAAAAGATGCACTGTTCAAAGTGATAGGACAGATGaggggagacaaagagagggagagggattgAGAAGTCAACACAGAATATTAAAGACACCTggacagagaagagatgagCCTGCAAAAAGTGGGGGGAAGATGGAAATAGGTAGACTGACAAAGAGAACAGGAAGgcaaacaaaagagaggacAACCATGGTCTGGGAAAATGAGTCGAATGGCCAGGACTTACATGAAGTCCATTGGCCAGGTCCCAGGAGAAGTTGCCATACTGGTTGACGATGCACTTTGACAGCTCCAGGAACCTCTGAGTGGAGTCTGGTGTCCACCAGTCCTTCAGGTCACCGTCCTTATCATAGTTGCGACCTGAAACAATAGGCTATTTTCTTGTTATCTATGACAGCGCTAAAATGCTGCAAGAGACAATTTTCcattccatttcatttcattcatttccaaTGTGTGTCTGGGTGGCATGCACTTGTGGATATCAGCACAAAAGGATTTTGACATCTTTGAGATTGAACACCGTAACTTCACACAACCCAATAACAAATGAGGGCAATGAACAATGATCTGATGCAGCACGCACAAAAGgcatttcaaaacttttttttttttttttttttttgtaagtggTGCCGGTTACAGACAGGGCGATATTTTGATCCAAAAACCAATATAATCTGCCAAAGCCGCCTctgggaggaagtgagagcaACAGTGCGGAAAATCATACCATTGTCATCAAAGCCATGAGTGATCTCGTGACCGATTACCATGCCAATGCCGCCATAGTTGAGAGATTTAGCCTGGCCTTTGCTGAAGAAAGGCGGCTGGAGGATACCTGCAGGGAACACTGACACgagggagaaacagacacactcaaTATGTGACTAAACCCAGAATGGAGAATAATTGCACACACGTGATTTGTATGTGAAAATACCTATTTGGTTTTTGCTGGATGAGTAGAAGGCATTGACTACAGCTGCTCCGGTTACCCACCTGCAGGCAACACGAAGGGGGGAATTAAACAGGCACACAATGGAGAGCATTTTCATGCAGCACAATCTCAATTTAATGAAAGATATCAAAATTAACCCGTGGCTAATAACAAACTAATATTAGCGTTCCTGCTGTGCTCAGTGGAAGGCTGAACTGTATCTACGAGTAGGAGTTTGAGTGGGAGAATGTGAGTGCTCTGTGCTAAATGCAAGACAGCGTgtcacaagaaaacacaagcaaataagTCATTTATTATTACTGATTTAAGCAGTTATAATCCTAATTTAAAATTACTACACATCTGGTTAAGCCTGTTTGCTGCACATTGATTGAATTCTGACCCCACGGGGGAATCTTACTCCTCTTTGTTGACTTTGACTCTGAGTTTCCGCAGGCGTTTCTTCTGCACATACTCCAGGTTCTGTAGGATGTTTTCAAAGTACTCCTCTGCACTGTAGCTCAGCTAAAAACCCGACACACAGCCAGAGAAACGGGAGGATTAGCCGCGATGAGAGCTATCAACACTTGGTCATATGCTCACCAGCAAAAGCCAAGAATTCGCCGAGATGTTTTCACAGAGCTGATACGAGGCTTGAATGAACCCACTCTGAGTTCCGTTACACTAATACAgcagaagaaggaaaacagtCACAATCTCATCTTTTCAGGCACTCACATCTTTGTACTCATTGTCAAGGTATTTGTCATCCATTATGTTGTCAGAATAGCCGATCCGTTCCCGAATAGCTCGGGCCTATAGATAAGAAGAGGGGAAGATTTGACAAACAAGCGTCTTAGTCATCTCATATCgtaaaaatgaatacaacaaaacacaatagaCAGTTTATTATAACCAGCACCTTCTCCTCAGCTGCTTTCTTGGTCTCTGCATCCATCCAGGTCAGGTCATCCAGGTTACTGATGAACACCTGGCGGATGTCTTTaatcatctcctccatctgatgttcacaaacacacacatgcacacaatgaGAGGAGGAtacaacactcacacatataACAATCAAATATACATCATGGCAAAATCTCAACACTAACTGTCAGTCAGTACAAATTCTCCACTGTGTGGGAGTTTTTCTCAAAAAAGGTCTGCAAAGAGGATCCAGTGgaaagcgcacacacacacacacacacacacacacacgcacacacacaaatcttgCAACATATTGTGCAACACAGTCATGAAAACACCAGCCTCATCTTTACATAGTTACATATCAATGTGGAAGCACTCGAGGTTACACTCCCACCGTGTAGGAGTCTGATGACCTTGGATAATATTACCAGTGCGATAATGTTTCTGTGATTGATATGACGGATGAAGTGAGTGTTGCATGGATGACATACTTCTGTGGGCTAACCTGGAAGTTAGATGCGCCCCAGTGCCTTTTGACTAAAAGCTTATGGGATTTCTCCATtgtattttggattattgcaggaagtaagctctgtggcaaacacaagctTATGATACTTATACATTTTGCTTACCAAGATAATCCTTATAGATGAAtgctgattttatgttttttgaagtgTAAAGTATAAAACTAACGTTAGACTCTAAACAAAAAGCCAGAAATAAGTTAGCATTTttgttccctcgtctcaaaaTCAGTGAGTTTTTCGAATGGGTTTTTGGTTATATACCCAAAATAAGGTCAATTTTTACCACAGGCTTAAGATATTAACAAAGTTCTGTAATGTTCTGAGACAAAAATATCTCATTAAATGTCCACCAGTTTAATTATTAGGTGCTCCTGTGTCGTAAAAACAGCGGTTGCTGAGAATTCTTAAATTATTTTCTGCAGTAATTCCAAATCCAATATCCCACTGGCTTTTTGTTGAGGAAACCATAGCGCTGCTAATTTCCATGTTAGCCTCCAAAAGCTAGTCATCCCTACAGTGTGTACTCAGTACTACACACTCACCTGTAAAGATGGAGTAGTGAGtggatgagtctctgtgtttggtgtAATGGCATTTAATGTTACTGAGAAGTACACTCATTTGGCCAATTCTTAGCAACTGCCTTTTCAAACAGGTAAAGAGATGTTTATGCTGTTTAATTCACACGTGGGGTTAACCATGGATCCTATTTAGGGTATTTAAGTGAAAACCCATTCATAAAACCCACGGACTtcaggaagagggagggggaatTGCAAAAGTGCAAACCAAAAAAGCAGTGATGACATTTCTACTTCTGTAACCTTGTGTAATATTCTACAGTAGATGTATGCTGTACTGGCTGCAGATTTGCAGATATATTATTGATAATGCTACCGATTTACATTTGGCATCTTaaaatctttaaatatttaaatttactTGTAGATGCACCCCAACGGTTCAGGGTTTTGTGTTACTGAAATAATAGCTGTATAACCTTGGAGTAAAGAAGAGGCGCTTGTGCTAAATGTTTCAAAatcaatataaaatattaaacaggTTATGGTATACTTACTAAAACAGATGTGTGTAAATAAGAAATGTTTCTATGTAAGCATACTTGTCCTCacataacacattcacacatctgAAGTGGTGCCAAGATGATGAGATTTTCTATTTTCGTATGTAAATCCACACAGCAAGGTGCTCTAAAATCCACATCCAAAGCTCAGTTTTCAGTGGGAACCTGTGGTGTAAGctgaatgtttctgtaatgtATTGCTCTTGAGttacagtatttacaaaaaTTCGcctacacacagagagacagactgactgactccACCACGATGGCATAATTCTGTGCAAACCACACAATGTACCATGGTTACTGGACAGCAAAACGATAGTTtgtccacaaacaaaacaaaaacagaattagTATAATTCACAAAAATGTACCTGAACCAACAAAGGAATGTAAAAGCAGCGTAGGCAGgcgaaaaatgaaaaactgccCCTGGAGCGTTTGCCACCCTTCCAGGACCTTCCAACCACAGTTGTGCTCTGAAACCACAGCAAGGCTGACAGAGGCATTCCAGTGTCTCATCATATCAGCAGACCCCTCGCTTACACACTGCATAACCACTGGGACAACATGCTGTGGTTGACCACAAACCACCAGGGACCACTACTGATGAGGCTTTTATGAAAACCTTTTAGCATACAGCATAtgtgttttgtgcttgtgtgtgtgcacatttgtgttGTCTGCATTCATAGGGCTAAATGTCTGTGGTTGCATGTGAAATCAAATTCACATGGAGCAAATGCAAAGTATAGacaatatattacatatatttataatttacaATTGTAAGCTTTCTACAACTATATGTTTCATGATAGTTTGCTTTAGAAATACAATGGTTTCCCATTATGGGCACTTATCCACAGCAATTACATTTGATGTAATTTGTTTTTGCGTGCAAATCCCTTGAGCAATGGCATTAAAGaatcaaaaattaaaatactcTTTATGCAGAAGAAATACCACTGTAAgttatttattatctattatgTTTTGGGATCATTATCATGGTTTAATAAAGGTATAAATAGTATTTCTGTGTTATAGTTGTACATTGGCCtgattttaactactttatttACTGTAAGGTAGGTtgattaataaaataatgtaatctCTTTAAGCCGATCTTATGTTGAATAATTGCAAGGAGTAAAAGAATGTCTGTTAAGTAGTATTACGAATGTATGCTTATTTTACAAGTATTAAAGGGTTAAACCActaatttaaacattaaagtgtatttacaggtcCTGGGGAGCATGACTGCATATGTGTAAAAGtggtataaagccttttgtggctccatgTAATCTAACAAATTGTCTCCAGTTATGTCACTCAGTgtctaagttgcattgtgggtaaaatgtaggcaccaggttttgaagcagtccactggtctggCATTGCACTCCTGTGACTTGGAAAATACATAATCAAAACtcacagcagaaccagataAGATTCTTCATCCTTTTTGAAGCCTGGCACCTacagtacccacaatgcaacatagcccCTCAGTGTCATCAAGGGGGTTCTCTGTCAgcaacttcctctggagccacacaaGGCTCTGTACTACTTTTTGACATAGGAGGTAGAACTACCCAAGTTACCCTTTACGTAGCGGTGCCTCCGAAATCTGACAAAGCACATTACATTTCACTCATGATCATACTGGAAATAGCTCTGTGGCTGAGAGAAGGTTGGTGTGTCAGGAGTGCAGTCTGTGATCATGTATTCACAGAAAGTGATGAGTTGatatctgacacacacaagcacacagtcagacacatttACCCACAAAGATGAGCCCACATGTAAAAAAGCTGGCAAAAATCCAGAAGATGACAGAGATTTACACTATGTGAGATGCTCAGCATTACGACAGATgtacactgtcacacacacagtcgtgtGCCAAAGCACGCGCATACACACATGCCCAGAGTTGAGATTTACGGTGTGGGTGGTGTGGGCAGGATAACAAGGACACCTTGTTCAGCTGATTTCAATGCAAGGggtacagacaaaaaaaatacagtagtGTGGTTGTGATgcagacaaaaatgacaaaaagaaaggTGAAGGACTACAGTACTCTGGCATGGGATGTGCCTGAAACACATGTTCTCGTTCTGTATGTGTGAACAACTTTGTACATAAAGACTGTATCTGTGAAATTCCATGCCCTGCAGATTCATCTAGATGACTCAGTACCAGTTCCAAGCGTCAATAACAGGCAAACATGGCACTCAGTCATGTATCACACAGAATATACTAAGTCTGCGCAGTAGGGAAATCCTCTTCATGATATGTCAGAGCATTTTATCCTGCatcaaatataacaaaacataataatgtGGTGAATAATGCACCCCCACTGACCAATTCTTTGCTCTTCTCAGAGAAAGCCTCCTGCACATACAGTCGTCCGACAGCATtgtccatgttgttgttgacgTAGAGTGCACACTGCCGCCACACTGCCGCCTCTGACGTGGTACCAGACAGAGCCTGCAGGGAAAGTAACAAGGCACTGATCAATTAGAGATGCAGGATAAACCACTCAGCATTTTGGGTAAAGGGGCCCAGGGCAATTCTTTATTTGCACCTTCATTATGAATTACTGTTACACTGAGGACTATAAGAAATAGGGCAGAGGGGAGATGATTGGATTATGAAGAGGTTTAAGATTAGAAAGCGTTATAAATGTGGGAGAAGAATATAAATGGAGCATGTAGACATCTAGTGCTTATAAGAGCCTCAGCTGATACCTTGTACTGGTGTATATGTCTCTCAATAATGTACCCCCCTTCCttggcatcgtttcaagaatatttgtgtCCAAACGGATCCATTGTAAACGGCTCAACATGctttagttcatattccaggcctataggtggcacttgaaaatcaccaaaaacagagaagaagagacggagcttGCGCATAAATTTTGCacgctgtatacaaacagacagtagaaggagaaaccgaAGACAAATGATGTGGTGAATGTGgttgtccataatccttttttGCTCAGcgtagtggcagaggagcatGATATTTTGTCCTAGTAACCCtaataggctcaatatcttcgGCAGCActaacacaagcatgtagtccgccattgctgttgttgttgttatggtCAAGAGACGGTCAAGAGGTggaaggctagaggtcgaggggtggggcgatggcgtcacCGTTAAGCAAAGTTTGTGGATTCACTGTCCAAATGAGAACACAAGGGTGGCAGTTTCGAATTTTTtcaccctgagaccaggtttcaaaaaactGCATTTACACAATCCATTTGGACAatcggccaaaacgatgcaaaacgtgcgtttacacaaaaaaagtgtttccatgTACATGGCCCTTGAGTGAAATCTCTCAACAACTGTTGGATGAATTGCCACAAAATTGACTCCCAACGACCAATCACACAGAGACGTGTCACTTGAAACATGTTGCCAGCAAGACCATTGTTTCCTAGGCGCTCGCCAAACATTCTTCTCTTGTGTCGCATGTTATCTTTTTCAAGCCATTTACACATGCGCATTAACATTGAAATATTCTCAACTTTTTAGCGCAAGGCATCCTCAACAGCACACATATGTCTTGCAGATGTCAGTGTGCGTTCCAATAGAGAGACGTAGTATGAGGAGCATTTGCTAATTGGGAAGATGTTAACAAGACAAATGTCACTGTCTCGCCAATGTCTTCCCAATTGTCCAAAAAACTTAATGCTCCCCATACTATGTTTTGCCAATTTAACTTCTTTCCATTGGTCCAGCGTCTGCAAGAAGAATGTGTGCTATCTGGGACAATGACTTGTTGGATCATCAAATGTTCttcatgttaaaaaacaaatattctcCCATATACTTTTCTTTGTAATGCTAAATTTCAATACGTATCCACCTCTAAAATTAAACGTAACAGGTTCAGTGTCAGGCTCCGGGCAGTGTACCTTTCGGAAGGCCTTCCTGGTGTCCCTGTAAGCTCTGCTCAGGCCCACCACCATGTTCATAGCAAAACGCCACACCATGTAGTTCTGCAGATCCCTGTGAGGAGAGGAATGATGTTCAAAGAGCTTCAATACATTTCAGTGATGGGCgagcagctgttttcattgCGCGTGTGTGCTCCCGCCcccgcaacacacacactcacaaacaggCTATTATGCACAAACATGACTACAGACTCATACAAACAGACCTCTTGCTATATCTGGCCAAGATAAGGTTGAGTCTTCTGTAATAGTTGGGGGAGTAGTTTATGACCTTCTCCGTGTCAGGAACACTGATGTTGACTGTGTCCATTATCTTAGCGGTGAAGTAACTCCAGTCAAATACCTTCAGGAAAAGACCGAgacaaggaagagaaaagaaaaaaataagaagcgggagagagtgaaacagaaacaacacattctGACAGATAAAGAGTGTATTTTTACCTGTGATTCAACCTCAAGGGTGAAGTTGGCGTTCAGATCACCCAGTTCCATCTTGTTATAAAGCAGTACTGGGTTGTTACGGTCCTCCGGTGTGTCAGTAGCCTTGGAGAGTGTGCAAGACAGAGAAGTTGAAAATCAAGACTGCTGTCACAACATACGCCTCCCGTTTCCTGACACAAGCATACAATTTGCAGTGCGGTgtccagcagcaacaaacagaTTTGGAGTCCAAGGGGGCTTCAGGTTTGTAAATGTCAGAGCTCGAACGGTGACTGGCTTGTAAAAACCCAGCAGCCGAGTGGAGGGCAAGTGAAGCATGGCAGTGAGCAGAGCGGGACCAGCACAGAATGACAAACGTGGACTGTTGAAACCTGTTGATGTCTGAAAAATGTGGCTGTGTAGGGATCAGGCTGGTTTATGGCTTGTTTTACACGGCAGCGACTCCTGACTGGAGCCACAAACtcgcagagaggagagagaactgGGCTACAAACGGTACAGTGGAAGGTCATTCTGTCAGAAGTCATTTGCTCACAAAATCCTCCTGCTGTTTGAAGCTGAGATGGAAGCTAAGCTATGTATTGCTGCAGCAAAACACGATTTTCTTACTTCAGTttctgaaagaagaaaagagcaCTCTTTCAAAGTTCTCAGATGCCCCTTTTTTGGCCAAAGCAAACCAAGTGCTGGTTCTGGGCTGGCGTTGCTGCTGGTTCAAAGTTGGCTCAACCTGTGAACCTTTTAAGCACCATGCATATCCATGGATATGACAGCCACCACAGAGTAACTATTTCCTACCATTACTAAGAACTATGGAACTGTAGACCACTGTCACTTCAATTAGTGAAAACAGTTTGATCTTCTAGATAATTCTCTACttaagttctgtttttttaaatggccaTCATCAGCAGTTTTAGGTTGTCCTTTGTCCTGATAACACCTCCCCCCGATGCCCTGACGTAAGCGATTCTTTGTTCTGGACCAGCAAAGTGTTGAAATGCCAAGAACTGGTTCCCAGAGTAGGCACTGGCTCTGAACCAGCACCTGAACCGCCTTGGTTGAAAAGAGGTAAGATCTGACCAGCTGTCTGGTCTAGGAAAAATTTAAATCAGCGCTTACGTTGGCGATGTCCCTCTCCAGGTCCATAATTCGTGTCACTTCCTGCCTGATTCTGGTTTCATTGATGGCCAGACCCCGGTCTGCCCGGATCAGCTTGGCGAGGTCAATCATGAACTGCTCGTAGGCCCGGCATGCCTGTCAAAAACACAGTCATTCATAATATTTTTAACTTTACTTCAACACTAGGAAAAGGCTAAAATGTGGATGCAACAGCGTGCAATacagagataaacacacacactcacacactacGACTGCCTCAAGCTAAGTGTGGTTGAGTGCTTCTCTCCGCATATCTATCAAGAGTCTATGGTAAATTGTAAAGTAAAACCAGAGCGGTGGGATGTCGGCTCTAATCATCCACATCTGGTCTGGATTGAGACACAACCAAATCTGTTCTGTTTTGCCTCTTTGATTTTTATCGTCATTTGCTGCCTGCATTTTTATGCATCGTGTACATGCACACTCTTAAACAGATGTAAgcatacaaataaacacaaatttaatTATGGTTCTGATGTTTCAACCGATGCCCTCGTCATTTGTTGCGCATCATGTTTCCCGGAAAAAAGTCCAGGGGACATGGAACCCAGACTGAGTGGCACTGGCCCAAATGAACACATGGAGTTGTTTACTTGtaatacaagtgtgtgtgtgtgtgtgtgtgtgtgtgtgtgtgtgtgtgtgtgtgtgcatctgtgtacatgtgaaataaaatccTACCTCCGAATAAGGTCCGGAACAAGCGTAGTAATCTCTCGACAAGAGGCCGAGGCTCGTCTGCTGGTCAAACtgccaaagaaaacagagttgaAGAAATTGGTGGGTGGTTAATTTTGAAGCTGAATAAAcgtgatgtcactgagtgtcTGAGAGAGAAGGCGAGCGAGACGAGGGCTCTCCAGCCACAGTTGCACACCTACATGAATGATGTGCGAATTGGAGTCCCTGTCATCGGTGCCCACGAAAAAGTTAACCAACAGCTGAGTTCCGTATTTCTCGTTCAGCCTGGCGACGACGTCCTCCAACCTCCAGTTTTTGCCTTGACGGAGAGGGAAGcgaagaaagtgagaaagaacTAAATGATTGTAAGACATctactgtgtgtgactgtggaaGAGAATTCTTTACCATAATTGGCCTCCCAGTTGTTCACAGCTATGGGCCACTCAAACACATCAGGCAGCATGTCGAGCAAAGGTTCTCCCCCTCTGAGCTCAATTAGACCTTAATGGAGCGTGGAcgcaaaaatgtgtttttaagagcggatacatttatttcatccaAATTACAAGAGAGAAAATTAATTttagaaaagaaaggaaacctTGTTATTATTCATATATTGTACTGCTTACCAAGCATAACTAATCTAATCCCATTTGAGAAGTTTATTGATGTGACTTCTAAGCCAAAATGCTTTTGAAGAAAATATTGTCTTGCATTGTATAATGCTATGAAGATGAAAGACTCATTCTTACTTTTAAAACTAATATAAattgttttaagttttgttttttgatgatAGTTTGGTGATAAACTGAGTGAGAGACACTTAACCTTtgatgacagaaagaaacattCTCAATTTAAGGAAAAGGAAGACACAAAAGGTGTTGACATGTGATGCATGTGAACGCACTCTCATTGGTGCAGGACTTGTACAGGGTCTTAGCTTTGGTGAGTGCACCTGCTTCCCCCTCCACTGTTTCTTCAAGGACACCTACAAAtagagcagagaaacagaacaagCATGAAgggaagaaacacagacagaaagataaaCAAGATAAAGGAGTGAGTGTACCAGTACACAGAGGGaaggggggagacagaggaagggtGTAAATAACCTTAGGTACAATGCAGaggttttttcatgtttgtggaTTCAAAATAGAATCCAGCTGTTGTCCAGATGCATTTGATCGTCTGAATTAAAGCATGTCAGACAACgccagaaaaacaaagtgatgacTCCAAACCACCACGGTACATAGCAACCAGCGACAATACAGACAATGGGATATTATTCATAGGCCGAAAAAGGAAAGATGTTGATAGATGCACGTAAATGGGGAAAAAACGCTTACGCACAAAAAAATGGGACAAACTGATGGAAAACAATTGTGGACTTCGGAAATTCTGTTTTTTGACAGTAAAGTGGCGTAAGGAATTAGAAAGGGCTTCAGTGCACGCACTTATGACGATGTTTGGGGTTTCGCAGTTGAATGAGTTACTTTTGGCTATTGCATTGGGAGAGAGGGTCAATAAGAAAGCTATCCAACCAATTCTCAGTCCCAACGTGTCAAATGCAGAAGCCTCCTCAGGCCCCATGCCCCTAAATTCAAAGTCAATCAGGGAGGTCACAGTGGTTGGATAGCTCATACAATGGACTTTCCATGTGGAGACCTGGGTTTGTGTCCTATTTCTGACCTAGAGTaaagagtgttttgttttcaagtaATATTGTGTAATAAGTAAAATTAGTTAAACGGCGTAACTTAGGTCATGTAAGTAACATCACTTATGTCACTTACGTTATATTCCATATAAATTAAACTTAGTTATTTTCATCCAACGAACAATCTTTTCCTCAAGCCTATAATCAAGGTGTTTTGGagcctaaaccttaccaaagCCAGACCATCTGACAATGTTTATAACAGTCCAAAAGCCACAATGCAAACTCCAATAGGGTGCTGCATATTATGTATTACTGCAAACTCGAACATGGAGCCCTAACCCAACCCCTAACCTGGCCTAATCTACCAACCTGAAGTATATGACAACTCAATATTTGACAAGATGGGAATACaactcaacaatcaaccatcTTAAACACTGGACCTTAAAGGCCACTGACAAGCTGCTGAATTTGaagagttgggagtgagaatgtgttgagCAGTCACGAGTAGAAAAAGGGTTGGGGATATCATATTTTTTGAAAGAATTGGAgctttgtttccttctctctctgttcttgtaCGAAAGACATGCAGATATGCTGTCAGTCTTGACAGCTAAACTAGCTGAGGGTTTACATCATGTCACATAATCAAGACTTGAAACATCAACACCCAGCAATCAATATTTGTATGTGatacacagaaaaagaagaaaataacaagaGTCCATTCACAGAGTTTATGTAGAATAGGtatatagtttttttgtttttttttgtaatgctACTGactattttctaaaaaaataaatgaataaataaacaaaaagaatcaCACAGACACCATGATCGAGAACGGTTTGCCATTTCAAGGGCAGGTATAGCAAATGAGACCGTTTGCA
This window encodes:
- the LOC119011668 gene encoding neprilysin-like isoform X2, whose product is MTETNPPKSAKKPRWTSLEIGLITIVSLLFIVIVALVILFATQKTDEICTTADCTQSASRLIENMDASVDPCDNFYQYACGGWLKKNIIPETSSRYSTFDILRDELEVILKGVLEETVEGEAGALTKAKTLYKSCTNESLIELRGGEPLLDMLPDVFEWPIAVNNWEANYGKNWRLEDVVARLNEKYGTQLLVNFFVGTDDRDSNSHIIHFDQQTSLGLLSRDYYACSGPYSEACRAYEQFMIDLAKLIRADRGLAINETRIRQEVTRIMDLERDIANATDTPEDRNNPVLLYNKMELGDLNANFTLEVESQVFDWSYFTAKIMDTVNISVPDTEKVINYSPNYYRRLNLILARYSKRDLQNYMVWRFAMNMVVGLSRAYRDTRKAFRKALSGTTSEAAVWRQCALYVNNNMDNAVGRLYVQEAFSEKSKELMEEMIKDIRQVFISNLDDLTWMDAETKKAAEEKARAIRERIGYSDNIMDDKYLDNEYKDLSYSAEEYFENILQNLEYVQKKRLRKLRVKVNKEEWVTGAAVVNAFYSSSKNQIVFPAGILQPPFFSKGQAKSLNYGGIGMVIGHEITHGFDDNGRNYDKDGDLKDWWTPDSTQRFLELSKCIVNQYGNFSWDLANGLHLNGNNTLGENIADNGGIRQAYQAYRNYVKEHGEEPPLPGIDLSHDQLFFLNFAQVWCGTHRPEQAVNSIKVDVHSPGKFRVLGSLQNFPEFAKAFSCNKSSYMVPENTCRVW
- the LOC119011668 gene encoding neprilysin-like isoform X1 — its product is MPIYIIDRKFPDTSGELIQTAAEGGDPRMTETNPPKSAKKPRWTSLEIGLITIVSLLFIVIVALVILFATQKTDEICTTADCTQSASRLIENMDASVDPCDNFYQYACGGWLKKNIIPETSSRYSTFDILRDELEVILKGVLEETVEGEAGALTKAKTLYKSCTNESLIELRGGEPLLDMLPDVFEWPIAVNNWEANYGKNWRLEDVVARLNEKYGTQLLVNFFVGTDDRDSNSHIIHFDQQTSLGLLSRDYYACSGPYSEACRAYEQFMIDLAKLIRADRGLAINETRIRQEVTRIMDLERDIANATDTPEDRNNPVLLYNKMELGDLNANFTLEVESQVFDWSYFTAKIMDTVNISVPDTEKVINYSPNYYRRLNLILARYSKRDLQNYMVWRFAMNMVVGLSRAYRDTRKAFRKALSGTTSEAAVWRQCALYVNNNMDNAVGRLYVQEAFSEKSKELMEEMIKDIRQVFISNLDDLTWMDAETKKAAEEKARAIRERIGYSDNIMDDKYLDNEYKDLSYSAEEYFENILQNLEYVQKKRLRKLRVKVNKEEWVTGAAVVNAFYSSSKNQIVFPAGILQPPFFSKGQAKSLNYGGIGMVIGHEITHGFDDNGRNYDKDGDLKDWWTPDSTQRFLELSKCIVNQYGNFSWDLANGLHLNGNNTLGENIADNGGIRQAYQAYRNYVKEHGEEPPLPGIDLSHDQLFFLNFAQVWCGTHRPEQAVNSIKVDVHSPGKFRVLGSLQNFPEFAKAFSCNKSSYMVPENTCRVW